One genomic window of Salvelinus alpinus chromosome 17, SLU_Salpinus.1, whole genome shotgun sequence includes the following:
- the LOC139543170 gene encoding uncharacterized protein isoform X2 codes for MNGPKRTWQQVKIKYKNILQNAVKKNTHRQGTGGGSPKADLTPAEDMALELNKGRPVLEGIPGGKETSIGSSQDATRFIQVSGSTVFLLEPPAQAPDDADPGEGPSAAATAHDGDDDEEETISLDSRRHEDTDAIQWENQPGNIVRINKRTPHPAKFQLR; via the exons atgaacgggccaaaacggacatggcagcaggtcaaaatcaaatacaagaacattctgcagaatg cagtgaaaaagaatacccacagacaaggcacgggtggtgggtcaccaaaggctgaccttaccccagcagaggacatggccttggagctaaataaaggcaggcccgtcttagaggggatccctggggggaaagagacgagcataggttcctcccaagatgccacccgcttcattcaag tgtctggcagcactgtgttcctgttagagccaccagcacaagcaccagacgatgctgatcca ggtgaaggccccagtgcagcagcaacagcacatgatggagacgatgatgaggaggagaccatctctctggattccagaaggcatgag gacacagatgctatacagtgggaaaaccagcctggcaacatagtgcgtattaataaaaggacaccacatcctgccaaattccagctgcgctaa